The window ACACACGCCCCACGCCAGGCGACAGACAGTCGACtgagagacgccgagaggaaacgaagcAAATCACTCGTTGCGTACCCGACAACCACAACCGACAACACACACAGAACCCCGAGGTACAACAGCACTGCGCAGGGACCACCGTCAACCGCGTTAGCGACTGCAAGCATCATCAGGAATAGAACCTGAAACGTCAGAAAGGCTTGTCCAGTGGTGTATTACTTGGTCAGTCTACCGGGAGCATAGAGGGACAGCAAACCATTCCCCGATTGCCTCGATTTGCAAAGGCCGCAGCAATCGATGAAGGTTACACGGAGACTGAGCAAGTTATCGTAGTTGAGACGCCAGGCGAGCGTCTCGATGAAACGCTGCCGAAATGTGGCAGATGTCGAGCGGAGCTGAGACAAAACGAAAAACACAAATTGGAAGGTCCGCTGATACACCCTCCAGAATTATACGCGATATGCTTTGGGCGCCCAAACTGCGGAATGCGACGAAAATGATTGTCTCGCGAGCACATCTGCAAAGACTCTAAGAGGGTGCACCCCGCCTCGACAGATTGTGGCcatacagagagaggaaatcAGCAAGATATGTGATATCCTCAATGCAAGGCCCATAAGGGAATGATAATAATAAGAGAAGCCACCACAAAAACATCGCATGATGCTACTGGCTGGCACCGAGGGAGAACGCGTGCACAGAGGATGCACCACAAAACCTAAGATTGTGACAAAGACACACGAAGACACGATGCATGCACCACAAAAGGACAACACCATCGCaatcaagaaggatcatcACACTTACCCTTTCTTTGACGCGTACTATCTCGGCCTGGTGCTCCTCCCTAGCCGCTTTCAGCTGCTCGGTTTTCATCTGTAAAAGATAGAGGTACACAAAACTAGATATGTGCCTTCAGAGTCACCAGCATGAGTACCGTGAACACTAGAGATGCTACAGCACCATAAACCGTAAACGCGACTGAAACAAAGACCACGGGAAGGTAGCTGTAGGCGGCCCGAATGCGCATGCCTGTCTTGTCGTGCGGAAGCCTCGACGGAGACGAATGTACGACCTGAAAAAGACCTCATACATTTTTACTGCTCACTAGAGCTAAGTGGTTCTCAACACTTCTGACAGCAACGGGGCGaccagagacgcagcggactAGGTAATACACTTACGGAAAACAGAGAATGCAAGAGACTGCCGAGCTGAAGTTATGCTGGGGTCACAGTCCTGCGTGACGGCATCGGCAGATTGCGTCAAGAAAGCTGAAGAACGCACCACAGGACGGAGAAATGGCGAAGTGGGACAAAGGGCCATAAGGCCAATCCACGCTAAGTGACCGCCCGTACCAGAAGACAGGCGCCACATAGCAGTGTGTGCCCGCAGCTAACCACTGACAAAAATTGGACAGTGGCACATGGCGCTCACTCAAAACACGATTCACTGTGCCACGCCCCCCCGCCACAAATTGGTGGGAGCGAATTCGAACCTTGCTCGCCTACCTCAGAAAGTAACTGAGGCGAGTTGCTCACGGGGAGACGTCAAGATTGgaaagcgaaggcagcgccaAGGAGAGCACCTCTTGGACTTCTTCCACGCTCCAGCTGAATGCTGTTCCGACCTCCAGTTAACGCTATGCTTCCCAAGCGTACGGGCGGAGACAATGCTCTGGTTTGCCACGTGATCAGGTGCCTTCGGCGACTTTCCCCACTGACTATCTTGCGAATCGAGTTGTGAATTCGGAAGGGAGAACCTCCGGTTAGGCTAAATCCGGATGCCCGAAGACGGCGCCTCAAGCGCTCGTACGCAGAGTTTTATTGCGAGATCCTTATGTGAGATGAACGGTACAGCAAACAGCATATCCTTTTGCTACCCGGCCGCCTTGCCTGTGCATTTCCCTGTACACCAAACCATATCCATCCATATACAAAGGAGGCACCGCATAATGAAGACGGCTTCTCTACCGTTAATCCCGCATTAAATAGGGAGAAAGCAATCCATGGATATGCCCCGGTTGAATGGTCCCCTGCGGCACCTCCGGAGATTGCCAGACGCTGTTTTTCAGGAACATGGCAGGAATCGTTACGTCAGCAGATGCCAAAACTAAGCAACGCAGAGCAGGTAGAGTGACGAGCCGCGAAGTGGACTTCTCTCTCTACAAAAGAGGCAATAATTGAACGCGTCGCCCCGCCGTTGCTACGCGAAGTGGTCTGGGGTGCCCCTTCCGGGATGACTGCTGCGAGTTGCCCAAATGCTTTCTGAAGACTCTTCTTTTACATGAAAGTCTCGGCACGGACAGGCTTCTTGAGATATGAACCTCCAGCACAGACTACGAGATGGAAACGAGGAGAGGTTTCGTGTGCGCGCAAGCTTGAAGCAAACACGTTTTCTGGTTTGTCTcccgcctcttctcttcccTGTTTTAGCACCATCTGCCGCCGTTTAGAGAGTAGGCCGCGAAAGAGAGGATTCGCCTATGCTGAAACGCGAGCGGCTCTCTTGCGTCACTCGACTGTAAAATTTCAGTGTTCAGGCCCGCACACGGGCTCCCAATGAGGCACTCGACAGACGGAAGGCCATGTGGACGAGGTTCTTTacagagccgcagcgcagacgaagaaacagagaaaaacaatgcagagaagagacacagacagaaAACCAAAcgcggagcggaggagacgaggagactcagaagaagaagacgcagcagacaaCACAACAGGGAGAAATGAGCCAACAGACGCGTCTGCGTTTCCAATGCAGCTCGGAGACGATGAGGGCTGCCGCGAAATCGAACCGATGCGAGACAGAGGCCTGCGATGGACACTGCGGACGAGCGAGGCACAGAGAAGCGGATGCGTCAGCCAACTGAGAGGAGAAAAGTCCACAACAGGAACACCCTCGAAGGGCGGGGACTGCAACCATCAAATCAGCTGCCCCCAAGGACGACACCACCCTTGAGATGAAATCTTCTTCCGCTGTTCGGTCCTCCTAAATCCCTTGCCTTCTCTCCACCCCTGATGATAGGTATTGGAGCCGAGCTCTGGCTGCTTAAGAAGACTGCGACGCGAGCGTCCGCGACTCCTGCACAACAGAATTTGAAAACAGGTGAATTCAGACGCATACAGAATACCGTaaaacacacacatacatatacagaAATTATTTAGCGACACATACCTGATCACGGTATTCTGTCCCTTTGTAAGGCAGTCCCGAGTCCACACACCCAAATCATTCTGCGCATATacctgcatatatatatatatatatatatatatatgtggacagatatatacaatatatatatatatatatgtatttgttTATATACTTTATATACACCCTATGGACCACGTTTGCCTGCAGATATGCCTTGGTCCTAGGGACTTCTCTGCTCACTTCTTCGTTTTGTCGCTGTTGACGGGAGCCATATTTTTCGAAAAGTAAATGTTTCTTCCGCTCGAGAAGGAGCCGTGCGATGGCGTCCGCCGTGGGCACGGGGACGTAGGACCGGAACTTCGGCGCCTGAGCCAAAGACGCACAGTCCAGGCGCGTAGTCAGAGTTTCAAGCGTTAAACAACACCAGGTGATGCTCGGCGTGCTCCGATACGCCGCATAGGCGCAAACATGCAgacgcacatgcatatatatatatatgtttagATATATGTAAAGACAACACGTCTGGCAGCGGCTGCTCGGTCGCCTACAACGAAGGCGAATGAAGCACGGGGAGGCAGCCAGAGGCGAGAGTTCCCCCTCACGATGGTAAAAGTCAATAGACCCTTAGATGTATATACGCGTTCACCGCTTCGCGATGTGATCCTTACGGTTTTCTCCGCAGCCATAATGCACGCATACGAATACACAGCTCCGCATCAGTCAATATTTTACAGTAatgttatatatatacaaatatatggCAGCAGACGGTCCGGCCCCCACACGCCGCACGCGTGGATGCGGGGTCACGCACGCGCTGTAAAGCCAGGCAGCACCCCTAGAGGACCATCCACAAGTCTACCGGCGTGTGagtacgtatatatatatatatatgttggtCGACTTACGCTGACTGCTGTCGGTGAGCCGTGCTCTCCTCGCTtgtgtttcttcttctcttccttgCCCTCCGCGTTTGAATCTCCCGCGAGGCGTGCAGCTCGCACGCGCTTGCGGTGTGGCCCCTGGACTTCTTGTCtcagctcctcttcgcggaTCTTCTCAGCCAACAACATTTCCCCGTCTTCCTGGAAAGGCAAAcgcacgcgcgagaaaaCAGTTGAACACGCTATCTTCTTCTGTTATTCTTCGCATTCGCCCCTCCTCAAAAATGCCTCTCTCCCGACCTGCAGAGttcgcgaggcgcacgccgcaggcgccgcgggagagcgcGTCACAGTACCGGGGCGAGCAGTCCTCTCCTAAACCCACGTTCCGGAGCCTCATCCTACAACTGTGCGCTCGCGACACGCCATCGACCGTCCTGCACACTGCCCGCCAGGCGGCAGACTAAACGGACTACGCTTTTGAAGAGCTCAACACGCGCCGCTTTTGCGTccttttctgtcttttctgGCGGGCACGGAAactcgctgcgcggccttcgaaACACTTCaagccgcgacgacgcggttTTCTTCCGACGCGTCCCTTCTTCCTTTCACCGAATTTCCTGCAATTCTGCGCACTGCATCCTGCGCCGACGTGGTGGGCTCCGCTCCTTTCGCGAGCCGGTTGTCAAGACAACGCGCGGGATCAGGACTCTCGAGTTCTCCGTACCTCGTCGCGCCATCCGTAGTAATCCGGAGTGATGTTTTTGAACAGCATcgcccgcgtcttccgcggcttctgctgctcggAGGCTTCGCGCTCAAGCAGCTCTCGCACGCCCTGGACGAGACGCACAGGcgcacgcacatgcacataaaaaacatatatatatatacaaacatGTGTGACTCCAACGTGGCtggcagcggctgcgtggAAGTCCACAGGAAAAGAGAGTGGAACGTTCCTCCGTCACTCAAGAGCTGCCCACATGCAAAGTTCAAacgcctgcgtctgtgcATGCCTCGACAGCCCCACGAGCAGGACGCGCCTCCTCAAAGCCAAGCGCGTATTCGCGCACATCGCCCCGGTTCACCGCCCCCGCCCCTtctcacccccccccccctgacTTCTGCCACGCTTCGGACGGGCACGGCTAAGGGGAAACGCACGATGCGTCTTCGCAGGCCGGTGCAAGctcgcgaagagagaggccaCAAGAACACACGCGTGTGTTTGCTCCTGAAGACGTGTTACCACAAGAGGGACACCTTCGATATACCAATCTTCACGCACGAGTCGACTGCCGTACTCTCATCTTTACAcacctctgcgtctctctatatatacataccaTTCTATCTGAATAGGTATATCTGCATCTATCCATATATCCGTATATTTTATCTATACATAGGAGGCACgtgaggcagaggcagcgcgtgggcgagcagagagacgccttTACTCTGCTTGCTTACCTTGAGCTCTTTGGCCGCGCCAAAGTACATGTAGCCGTCAGCTCCGGCGGCACTCATCTTGCTCGTCGCCTCGAGGGTCGTGGAAGACGTCGAGTAGTCCGGGCCACCGAGCTGAGGGCACGCCGCACGACACCTTGCCCATACCACAGAATGCAAAAAAAAtggaagcgccgcgaaacAGACGGCGCGCAGGTTGATACGCTTACTATCTGTCCTCGCAATGCTCACTTTGAGCGCTTTTTAACAATGAAAAAAGATGCAGCGACAGAGCCCACCAGATCACCCCGGCAAAGTCAACTACGCTTACGTCTTTGGTGCGGAACTCCCAGGCTTTCTTCACGCGAATCATCTTGTTGATGTCGTCGTTCAGATAGCGGATGCGGTGTTCGCCCAAGCTCGCGTCCTGGACCTGAGCAATCATCTTCCCGATCTCTCGCATCACTTCGCTTCGCCTACAAAGCGGAAAGAAATCCACGCGCGGAGGACAGGCTAGCTGGAAGCCACACGCCATACGCATGGCCCGCAAAGACCGCCCACGAGCACATGGTGACCCCAACACACACCTATAAAGTCGTATTTCCATCGCCATCCATAGATATATTTAACTGGCTATAGACACATGTATTTGAAGTTATGCCTCAGGCAGGTCCTAAGCTGCGGTCGCGTCTCTGGCTCTGGCTGGCGCGAAAAACGCTGCGTGCAGAGGTCTCTGTTTCCATGGATTAGGGGCGGTGGAGCCGCACAAAACACGGCTTCTGTATGTTGTATTCAGCACCACTTTGCACGGAGGAAG is drawn from Besnoitia besnoiti strain Bb-Ger1 chromosome VI, whole genome shotgun sequence and contains these coding sequences:
- a CDS encoding RAB43, member RAS oncogene family protein (encoded by transcript BESB_065430), which translates into the protein MARNAERANAVLNKWLAVKDAVVKGVATRQRRPRDVNSCGDIKQAEKWRSEVMREIGKMIAQVQDASLGEHRIRYLNDDINKMIRVKKAWEFRTKDLGGPDYSTSSTTLEATSKMSAAGADGYMYFGAAKELKGVRELLEREASEQQKPRKTRAMLFKNITPDYYGWRDEEDGEMLLAEKIREEELRQEVQGPHRKRVRAARLAGDSNAEGKEEKKKHKRGEHGSPTAVSAPKFRSYVPVPTADAIARLLLERKKHLLFEKYGSRQQRQNEEVSREVPRTKAYLQANVESRTLASQSS